The following proteins come from a genomic window of Pyxidicoccus sp. MSG2:
- a CDS encoding pectin acetylesterase-family hydrolase, giving the protein MRSFPFLLPALLACIACGAGEPPLKNSTDATADTPTPRGATGTSNAGVALPEAKAAVCTPGTSVACAGLAAVWAGGSATCRASGNGYDVSSCTRAGNPTRRLTETVRPALRDTRWTEARCNLGDEFVFEVTFPPAPPDGSPLTQWVLRLEGGGFCAFDSTSPYGGCGNRDIDLVSSVNLPADRALRESAPAKPDDFSGAIDVLGHYCSSDLWTGTALDAPDITYKGTKRDWRYMGALNVEAMLAVLVERYGLDDSKPLRVLWRGGSAGGFGAFNNTHRVVRRLPKAAKQGRLLVFPGAGYIPLDWDEPDYPVLGIGSGLEAFGQLTTTWRSSLTPSCVAARTPGDPVHPPHECISGPVLYDIITAPESEGGFDLPTLVWQNRQDQLYMSNSGLPYLSATNTPAELAVRDRWVETMNRAMSITGRNTSSRMKWLYAPSDPVVQRANGSIEPNVHAALLYSTTPPSGEANSLNAVLSRFWNTMLGSGPGRGRAAGEVHTFDCNWVPDRDARGCE; this is encoded by the coding sequence ATGCGCTCCTTCCCGTTCCTGCTCCCTGCCCTCCTCGCCTGCATCGCCTGCGGCGCGGGAGAACCGCCCCTGAAGAACTCCACCGACGCCACGGCCGACACGCCCACGCCACGCGGCGCCACGGGCACATCGAACGCCGGAGTCGCCCTCCCCGAAGCGAAGGCGGCGGTGTGCACCCCGGGCACCTCCGTCGCTTGCGCCGGCCTCGCGGCCGTGTGGGCCGGCGGCTCCGCCACCTGCCGGGCCTCGGGCAATGGCTACGACGTCTCCTCATGCACTCGCGCCGGCAATCCCACCCGGCGGCTGACGGAGACCGTGCGCCCCGCGCTCCGCGACACCCGCTGGACGGAAGCGCGCTGCAACCTGGGCGACGAGTTCGTCTTCGAGGTCACCTTTCCCCCCGCGCCGCCCGACGGCAGCCCCCTCACGCAGTGGGTCCTCCGTCTGGAGGGCGGCGGCTTCTGCGCGTTCGACAGCACCAGCCCCTACGGAGGCTGCGGCAACCGGGACATCGACCTCGTCTCGTCGGTGAATCTGCCCGCCGACCGCGCCCTGCGCGAGAGCGCCCCCGCGAAGCCCGACGACTTCAGCGGCGCCATCGACGTGCTCGGACACTACTGCTCGAGCGACCTGTGGACGGGCACCGCCCTCGACGCGCCCGACATCACCTACAAGGGCACGAAGCGGGACTGGCGGTACATGGGCGCTCTCAACGTGGAGGCGATGCTCGCGGTGCTGGTGGAACGCTACGGCCTCGACGACAGCAAGCCGCTGCGCGTGCTCTGGCGTGGAGGCTCGGCGGGCGGCTTCGGCGCCTTCAACAACACCCACCGTGTCGTGCGGCGCCTCCCCAAGGCGGCGAAGCAGGGGCGGCTGCTCGTCTTCCCCGGCGCCGGCTACATCCCGCTCGACTGGGACGAGCCCGACTACCCCGTGCTGGGCATCGGCTCGGGTCTGGAAGCCTTCGGCCAGCTGACGACAACGTGGCGGTCCTCGCTCACGCCGTCCTGCGTGGCGGCGCGGACTCCCGGAGACCCCGTGCACCCGCCGCACGAGTGCATCAGCGGCCCCGTGCTCTACGACATCATCACCGCGCCGGAGTCCGAGGGAGGCTTCGACCTGCCCACCCTCGTCTGGCAGAACCGGCAGGACCAGCTCTACATGTCCAACTCCGGCCTGCCGTACCTGTCGGCGACCAACACCCCGGCCGAGCTCGCCGTCCGCGACAGGTGGGTAGAGACCATGAACCGGGCGATGAGCATCACCGGCAGGAACACGTCGTCGCGCATGAAGTGGCTCTATGCGCCGAGCGACCCCGTCGTGCAGCGCGCCAACGGCTCGATTGAGCCGAACGTGCACGCGGCGCTGCTCTACAGCACCACGCCCCCGAGCGGCGAGGCCAACTCCCTCAACGCGGTGCTCTCGCGCTTCTGGAACACGATGCTCGGCTCGGGCCCCGGGCGCGGCCGCGCCGCCGGTGAGGTGCACACCTTCGACTGCAACTGGGTGCCCGACCGCGACGCCAGGGGCTGCGAATAG
- a CDS encoding VOC family protein, with translation MSPKPLLGLRTAIYPVTDLQKARDWYSAVLETRPYFDEPYYVGFNVGGFELGLDPDTSEVPAGAAGVTTYWGVEDAARTWDRLLELGAAPFSPVRDVGSGIRVAIVKDPFGNLFGIIQNPHFPNTA, from the coding sequence ATGAGCCCCAAGCCCCTTCTTGGCCTGCGCACCGCCATCTACCCCGTCACGGACCTCCAGAAGGCCAGGGACTGGTACAGCGCCGTGCTGGAGACGCGTCCGTACTTCGACGAGCCCTACTACGTCGGCTTCAACGTCGGCGGCTTCGAGCTGGGGCTGGACCCCGACACCTCGGAAGTTCCCGCGGGCGCGGCGGGCGTGACGACCTACTGGGGTGTGGAGGATGCGGCCCGGACCTGGGACCGCCTTCTGGAGCTGGGCGCGGCGCCCTTCAGCCCCGTCCGGGACGTGGGCAGTGGCATCCGCGTGGCCATCGTGAAGGACCCCTTCGGCAACCTGTTCGGCATCATCCAGAACCCGCACTTCCCGAACACGGCCTGA
- a CDS encoding class I SAM-dependent methyltransferase, which produces MADASPLVPENTAVRVALWRALHVLTDPAPHVFEDTIGLALVAPDADWQKRPDMSPFTRPFRASILARARFVEDLLEEQAARGVVQYVILGAGLDTFAQRRPELASRLRVFEVDQPVPQKWKHQRLVDLGFGVPSFLRLVPVDFEHGDAWLERLEAAGFDAKQPTLVASTGVSMYLTKDAIAATLRQIAALAPGSSLVMSFMLPLELADPDVRPGIEAAARGARANGTPFISFFTPEEMLALAREAGFRDVKHVSAAALAERYFAGRADGLRPPNNSEELLVATT; this is translated from the coding sequence ATGGCTGACGCGTCGCCCCTCGTCCCCGAGAACACCGCTGTCCGCGTCGCGCTGTGGCGCGCGCTCCACGTGCTGACCGACCCCGCGCCGCACGTGTTCGAAGACACGATCGGCCTCGCCCTCGTGGCGCCGGACGCCGATTGGCAGAAGCGACCGGACATGAGCCCTTTCACGCGGCCCTTCCGCGCCTCCATCCTGGCGCGCGCGCGCTTCGTTGAAGATCTCCTCGAGGAGCAAGCCGCTCGCGGGGTCGTGCAGTACGTCATCCTCGGAGCGGGCCTCGACACCTTCGCTCAGCGTCGGCCGGAGCTCGCCTCCCGCCTCCGTGTGTTCGAGGTCGACCAGCCGGTTCCCCAGAAGTGGAAGCACCAGCGTCTCGTCGACCTGGGTTTCGGTGTCCCGTCGTTCCTTCGGCTCGTGCCGGTCGACTTCGAGCACGGTGATGCGTGGTTGGAGCGGCTGGAAGCGGCGGGCTTCGACGCGAAGCAGCCGACGCTCGTTGCCTCCACGGGCGTCAGCATGTACCTCACGAAGGACGCCATTGCCGCCACGCTGCGCCAGATCGCGGCACTCGCACCGGGCTCCTCACTCGTCATGTCGTTCATGCTGCCGCTCGAGCTCGCGGACCCGGACGTGCGACCCGGAATCGAGGCAGCGGCGCGGGGCGCGCGAGCGAACGGCACGCCGTTCATCAGCTTCTTCACGCCGGAGGAGATGCTCGCGCTGGCTCGCGAAGCCGGCTTCCGAGACGTGAAGCACGTGTCGGCGGCGGCTCTCGCCGAGCGCTACTTCGCGGGTCGAGCCGACGGTCTTCGCCCGCCCAACAACTCGGAGGAGTTGCTGGTCGCGACGACGTAG
- a CDS encoding serine/threonine-protein kinase, translating to MLEQRGRGAYGAVYRAIGTKGARGPVALKMALQPRDGRFAREVELLSRIRHPNVPRLVGHGEWRDPAGTAYPYLAMEWVEGTSLYDWAREHRPSSRQVLSRLASLARALEATLAVGGVHRDVKGDNILVRKADGQVFLTDFGSGHYAGATTLTWPPFPPGTPAYRSPEAWRTVMHPSPAPTVPYAPGPADDVFALGVTAWRLVTGEYPPSLGLDAEGARVWSLEGPGPRAPQVLNSRCCVQLSALISRMMSVHPEVRGSARELAGALDKAAREAGPEADVPLFDLEQALPVDVSASSRRVPVRGRGGHTRHWSIAAGVGAPLLLGIAWMLSARPGDAPAEAPVSAQLDTKDAGTVAVGDSALTAPLPPKAAPSVWSTIALDLPPKPFPRQMRPDANGRCPRKGLVVINGGCWVKVALPPKDCDEIGYVYKDACYLAAFPPARPSTSSPAD from the coding sequence ATGCTGGAACAACGTGGACGCGGTGCCTACGGCGCCGTCTATCGTGCCATCGGGACGAAGGGCGCCAGGGGGCCCGTGGCCCTCAAGATGGCCCTGCAGCCTCGGGATGGACGCTTCGCGCGAGAGGTGGAGCTGCTCTCCCGCATCCGCCATCCGAACGTCCCTCGCCTCGTGGGGCACGGGGAATGGCGGGACCCGGCGGGCACTGCCTACCCATACCTCGCCATGGAGTGGGTGGAAGGCACGTCTCTCTATGACTGGGCGAGGGAGCACCGGCCCTCCTCCCGCCAGGTGCTCTCGCGCCTCGCCAGCCTCGCACGCGCGCTGGAGGCCACGCTGGCAGTGGGCGGCGTGCACAGAGACGTGAAGGGCGACAACATCCTCGTGAGGAAGGCCGATGGCCAGGTCTTCCTCACCGACTTCGGCTCCGGCCACTACGCGGGCGCCACCACGTTGACCTGGCCCCCCTTCCCTCCCGGAACGCCGGCCTACCGCTCGCCTGAGGCGTGGCGCACCGTGATGCACCCCTCCCCCGCCCCCACCGTGCCCTACGCGCCCGGGCCGGCGGATGACGTCTTCGCACTGGGCGTCACCGCCTGGCGGCTGGTCACCGGCGAGTACCCTCCCTCGCTGGGGCTGGATGCCGAGGGGGCTCGCGTCTGGAGCCTGGAGGGTCCGGGCCCCCGCGCTCCGCAAGTCCTCAACAGCCGCTGCTGCGTGCAGCTCAGTGCCCTCATTTCTCGAATGATGTCCGTGCATCCGGAGGTGCGTGGCAGCGCACGCGAGCTGGCCGGGGCGCTGGACAAAGCCGCGCGCGAGGCAGGGCCGGAGGCGGATGTGCCCCTCTTCGACCTGGAGCAAGCCCTGCCCGTGGACGTGAGTGCATCCTCGCGGCGCGTTCCGGTCCGGGGGCGGGGTGGGCATACGAGACACTGGAGCATCGCGGCCGGGGTGGGCGCGCCACTGCTGCTGGGAATCGCATGGATGCTGAGCGCGCGACCCGGGGACGCGCCTGCGGAAGCGCCCGTCTCAGCACAACTGGATACGAAGGACGCCGGCACCGTGGCCGTTGGGGACTCCGCCCTGACAGCACCATTGCCCCCCAAAGCGGCGCCGTCCGTGTGGTCGACCATCGCCCTGGACCTTCCACCCAAGCCCTTCCCGCGACAAATGCGGCCAGATGCCAATGGCCGCTGCCCTCGCAAGGGACTGGTTGTCATCAATGGCGGCTGCTGGGTGAAGGTGGCTCTGCCCCCGAAGGACTGTGACGAGATCGGCTACGTGTACAAGGATGCGTGCTACCTGGCCGCCTTCCCACCCGCTCGCCCTTCCACATCGAGCCCTGCGGACTGA